The region GTATCGGCATCGTGAAGTCTGCTCCACTTTCAACGTCTTGAAGAAGCTCTCCATCGGAGCGTTGTCCCAGGCGTTCGCCCGCCGGCTCATCGACACGACCATGCCGTATTGCCCGGCGAGCTCGCGGTGCGCCCAGCTG is a window of Robbsia betulipollinis DNA encoding:
- a CDS encoding IS3 family transposase, which produces SWAHRELAGQYGMVVSMSRRANAWDNAPMESFFKTLKVEQTSRCRYETRAQARLDVVDWIEGFYNRERIHSSIGYRTPCDYEAMQKVA